Proteins from a genomic interval of Mycoplasmopsis columboralis:
- the gmk gene encoding guanylate kinase: MAGKGNPIIIFTGPSGVGKGTVERLLFDFDELNLSLSCSATTRQPREGELNGIHYHFVSVDEFRHKIKSRKFIEFSYHFNNYYGTLYSELDKIHAKKRVPMLEIETRGAKQVIEKLYKQNDHNYNLITIFLAPPSVEELKKRIINRGTETSEVIKARLKKATEELEESSIFKYTIINDTPERAAEEIRSILHKELGIDEDSK; encoded by the coding sequence ATGGCAGGAAAAGGAAACCCAATTATCATTTTTACAGGACCCAGTGGTGTTGGAAAAGGAACAGTGGAAAGACTTTTGTTTGACTTTGACGAACTTAATTTATCTCTTTCATGTTCTGCCACCACTAGACAACCAAGAGAAGGTGAATTAAACGGAATTCACTATCATTTTGTGAGCGTAGATGAATTTCGTCACAAAATTAAATCTCGTAAATTTATTGAGTTTTCTTATCATTTTAATAATTACTATGGAACTTTATATTCTGAACTTGATAAAATCCATGCCAAAAAACGTGTCCCAATGCTTGAAATTGAAACTCGAGGAGCCAAGCAAGTAATTGAAAAACTTTATAAACAAAACGACCATAATTACAATTTAATTACCATTTTTCTTGCTCCTCCTTCAGTAGAAGAACTCAAAAAAAGAATCATTAATAGAGGAACCGAGACTAGCGAAGTTATCAAAGCTAGACTTAAAAAAGCAACTGAGGAACTTGAAGAATCAAGTATTTTTAAATATACCATTATCAACGATACTCCTGAAAGAGCTGCTGAAGAAATCAGAAGCATTTTACACAAAGAATTAGGTATTGATGAAGATAGCAAGTAA
- a CDS encoding PP2C family protein-serine/threonine phosphatase gives MKIASKSIKGNYRAKNDDRVGVFENDHAILAVLCDGIGGYSGGDIAANIVVSEFGLKFQKSFVYTEFDKIEEWVDKTVSECRLLIRKSAEVNKITKNMGTTLTGAILLPKIQKALLFNSGDSRVYILTNQNNLIQATKDHNVENKLIDEGVSIENAKKNPIASYLTSAVGLNMKTTIHFEEIETNIYQKIAKFLITSDGIHGFLFFQELQHFVNKNLEPSELIEQILDQATIAESTDNMSAILIDMELNDEK, from the coding sequence ATGAAGATAGCAAGTAAATCTATAAAAGGAAATTATCGTGCTAAAAATGATGATCGTGTTGGTGTATTTGAAAACGATCATGCTATTTTAGCTGTACTTTGTGATGGTATTGGTGGATATTCAGGCGGAGATATTGCAGCTAATATTGTCGTTTCTGAATTTGGTTTAAAATTCCAAAAATCATTTGTATATACTGAATTTGACAAAATTGAAGAGTGAGTAGATAAAACAGTTTCTGAATGTCGATTACTTATTCGTAAATCCGCTGAAGTAAACAAAATTACCAAAAACATGGGAACTACTTTAACTGGCGCTATTCTTTTACCTAAAATACAAAAAGCTTTGCTTTTTAATTCTGGAGATTCTAGAGTATATATTTTAACTAATCAAAATAATTTAATTCAAGCAACCAAAGATCATAATGTGGAGAACAAATTAATTGATGAAGGTGTTAGCATAGAAAACGCTAAAAAAAACCCTATTGCTTCATATTTGACTTCCGCAGTTGGTTTGAATATGAAAACTACTATTCACTTTGAGGAAATTGAAACCAATATTTACCAAAAAATTGCTAAGTTTTTAATAACTAGCGATGGAATACATGGTTTTTTATTCTTTCAAGAATTACAACATTTTGTCAATAAAAATCTTGAGCCTTCCGAATTAATTGAACAAATTCTAGATCAAGCAACTATTGCTGAATCTACTGATAATATGAGTGCTATTTTAATTGATATGGAGTTAAATGATGAAAAGTAA
- a CDS encoding YcsE-related riboflavin metabolism phosphatase codes for MTKLQEQIKIAAFDVDGTLLPNTHLIFGEQVREMFSLLREKNIVSVVATAREFATIGNFLEQLKPDYFIGANGSFIWDVAKKEFVYKKTLIKDEVIPLYNQFKDSIKGFSISDFDKVFKSPDLDLNSWFIRPHAHNYYDFQEEVLSTDNLYLITINALNPDELIPEIEKYIQENNLAMEVNAVWTKGLFISPKNINKSSTLSILCEHLNLKMDNLIAFGDSSNDYEMLRDAGYGVAMERASERLKQVAKDVALDCEYQGTYLKLKELNLI; via the coding sequence ATGACAAAATTACAAGAACAAATTAAAATAGCGGCTTTTGATGTGGATGGGACACTTCTTCCAAACACTCACTTAATTTTTGGAGAACAAGTTCGTGAGATGTTTTCGCTTTTAAGAGAAAAAAACATTGTTAGCGTGGTAGCTACTGCTCGTGAATTTGCTACCATTGGTAATTTTTTAGAACAACTTAAACCTGATTACTTTATTGGAGCTAATGGTTCATTTATTTGAGATGTAGCTAAAAAAGAATTTGTATACAAAAAAACTTTAATTAAAGATGAAGTTATTCCTTTATACAATCAATTTAAAGATTCAATTAAAGGATTTTCAATTTCTGATTTTGACAAAGTTTTTAAATCACCTGATTTAGATTTAAATAGTTGATTTATTCGCCCACACGCACATAATTACTATGATTTTCAAGAAGAAGTATTAAGTACTGATAACTTATATTTAATTACCATTAACGCTTTAAATCCCGATGAACTTATTCCTGAAATTGAAAAATACATTCAAGAAAATAACTTAGCTATGGAAGTTAATGCTGTGTGAACTAAAGGTTTATTTATTTCACCTAAAAACATTAACAAATCTTCAACTTTGAGCATTTTATGTGAACATTTAAATCTAAAAATGGACAACCTAATTGCTTTTGGAGATAGCTCAAACGATTATGAAATGCTCAGAGATGCTGGGTATGGTGTTGCTATGGAAAGAGCTTCAGAAAGACTCAAACAAGTAGCAAAAGACGTAGCTTTAGATTGCGAATACCAAGGTACTTATTTAAAACTCAAAGAACTTAACTTAATTTAA
- the truB gene encoding tRNA pseudouridine(55) synthase TruB, which yields MFLKYYKPQNVFSNQKVRQIGKQLGTKKVGHTGTLDPLASGLMIIASHEDTRMLEYITHTTKTYIAQAQFFYQSASLDNYNCTPEATSKVEFSKDQLLQAINKIKQTTQQIPPQISAKKINGKRAYDLSRDNIKFELKPQKIKIHHLQLLDFDNQNWTFKIKLTISAGGYVRSVLRDVAHELNTTCVMTSLKRTQIGNLTLDGLSEDTYEEIDFTRLIDLQRLELNDKWIKALKNGNAFECKQPNGKYLIVKENLIVSVGEINNNLYQPDKVFIERI from the coding sequence GTGTTTTTAAAATATTACAAACCTCAGAATGTTTTTTCTAACCAAAAAGTTCGTCAAATTGGAAAACAATTAGGAACTAAAAAAGTTGGTCATACTGGAACTTTAGATCCGTTAGCAAGCGGATTGATGATTATTGCCTCTCATGAAGATACTCGAATGCTAGAATATATCACTCATACCACTAAAACATATATTGCTCAAGCTCAGTTTTTTTATCAAAGCGCTTCCCTTGACAATTACAATTGCACCCCAGAAGCAACTTCTAAAGTTGAATTTTCTAAAGATCAATTATTACAAGCCATCAACAAAATTAAGCAAACAACTCAACAAATTCCTCCTCAAATTAGTGCAAAAAAAATAAATGGTAAACGAGCTTATGATTTAAGTAGAGACAACATTAAGTTCGAATTAAAGCCCCAGAAAATCAAAATTCATCACTTGCAGTTACTAGATTTTGACAATCAAAACTGAACTTTTAAAATTAAATTAACAATTTCTGCGGGAGGATATGTACGTTCGGTATTGCGAGATGTTGCTCACGAATTAAATACAACTTGTGTGATGACTTCGCTAAAAAGAACCCAAATTGGAAATCTTACTTTAGATGGCTTATCAGAAGATACGTATGAAGAAATTGATTTTACTAGGCTTATTGATCTGCAAAGGTTAGAGTTAAACGATAAATGAATAAAAGCATTAAAAAACGGTAACGCTTTTGAATGCAAACAACCAAATGGAAAATACTTAATTGTTAAAGAGAATTTGATTGTTTCAGTAGGAGAAATAAACAATAATCTTTATCAACCAGACAAAGTATTTATTGAAAGGATATAA